In one window of Nakamurella sp. PAMC28650 DNA:
- a CDS encoding substrate-binding domain-containing protein has translation MQQMPSRSSKSWRLPAAIGVAAALAVSGCSSSSSATGSSSATGSSSAAGSPSAAGASAAGSPSSAGGSSAAGGIAVILKGLDNPFFQTMEDGAKAGAASNGVTIQVQAATSITDTTGQADKLAALATQNYGCFVVNPISGTNLIQGIAQLAAKKKIIVNIDSPVDPAAAKAANATLATYIGTDNTAAGKMAGAEMIKQLPSGGTVAAIGGISGDVTSAARISGFQDGIKAQASIKFLSVVAGNWDRQVALTQATTLMRAHPELTGFFVANDDMALGVARAIATAGKTGKIKVISVDGLKEAEQAVQSGDLSAVVAQYPYAIGQMGVEACKAALVGKTLPTNVTAPVELVTKANAAQALAVTPKPFGTYADPFVDLLK, from the coding sequence ATGCAGCAGATGCCATCGAGGTCATCGAAGTCGTGGAGATTGCCGGCGGCCATCGGCGTCGCAGCAGCACTGGCCGTCTCGGGGTGCTCGTCGTCGAGTTCGGCCACCGGATCCTCCAGCGCCACCGGATCCTCCAGCGCGGCCGGATCCCCCAGCGCTGCCGGGGCCTCGGCGGCCGGAAGTCCCTCGAGCGCAGGTGGTTCGTCCGCGGCCGGCGGCATCGCGGTGATCCTGAAGGGCCTGGACAACCCGTTCTTCCAGACCATGGAGGACGGGGCCAAGGCCGGAGCGGCGTCCAACGGGGTGACGATCCAGGTCCAAGCCGCCACCTCGATCACCGATACGACAGGGCAGGCCGACAAGCTGGCCGCATTGGCCACCCAGAACTACGGCTGCTTCGTCGTCAACCCCATCAGCGGCACGAACCTGATCCAGGGCATCGCCCAGCTCGCCGCGAAGAAGAAGATCATCGTCAACATCGACTCTCCGGTCGATCCGGCGGCGGCCAAGGCGGCCAATGCCACCCTGGCGACCTACATCGGTACCGACAACACCGCCGCCGGCAAGATGGCAGGCGCCGAGATGATCAAGCAGCTGCCCAGCGGCGGGACCGTCGCCGCCATCGGTGGCATTTCCGGTGACGTCACCAGTGCGGCCCGTATCTCCGGTTTCCAGGACGGCATCAAGGCGCAGGCGTCGATCAAATTTCTGAGTGTCGTGGCCGGTAACTGGGACCGTCAGGTGGCGCTGACGCAGGCCACCACCCTGATGCGCGCGCATCCTGAACTGACCGGGTTCTTCGTGGCCAACGACGACATGGCGCTCGGCGTGGCCAGGGCGATCGCCACCGCGGGCAAGACGGGCAAGATCAAGGTGATCAGCGTGGACGGGCTGAAAGAGGCGGAGCAGGCGGTGCAGAGCGGTGATCTCTCTGCTGTCGTCGCGCAGTACCCCTACGCCATCGGTCAGATGGGCGTCGAGGCGTGCAAGGCCGCACTCGTCGGGAAGACACTGCCCACCAACGTCACCGCCCCGGTCGAACTGGTGACGAAAGCCAATGCGGCGCAGGCACTTGCCGTGACGCCGAAGCCGTTCGGCACCTACGCCGATCCCTTCGTCGATCTGCTGAAGTGA
- a CDS encoding helix-turn-helix domain-containing protein, with the protein MAKRGIVLNRTANDALRTLAGQIRLARHSKGWTAADLGARIGVSGRTVSAIESAQPGVAIGTVLNAAAVSGVPLFGADGSDLARLRRRGEENVALIPARTYRPRQVDSSDDLDF; encoded by the coding sequence GTGGCGAAGAGAGGGATCGTGCTCAACCGCACGGCCAACGACGCCCTGCGCACCTTGGCGGGCCAAATCAGGCTCGCCCGACACAGCAAAGGCTGGACTGCCGCCGACCTGGGTGCACGTATCGGCGTTTCCGGACGCACCGTGTCCGCCATCGAATCCGCGCAGCCCGGCGTGGCCATCGGTACCGTTCTGAACGCAGCTGCGGTGTCCGGGGTCCCCCTCTTCGGGGCGGACGGCTCGGACCTGGCCCGACTGCGCCGGCGGGGTGAAGAGAACGTGGCACTCATTCCAGCACGTACCTATCGGCCCAGGCAGGTGGACAGCTCCGATGATCTCGACTTCTGA
- a CDS encoding ATP-binding cassette domain-containing protein, giving the protein MTESTQTPTTSTGPAAGVADDLLTVDDVSLSFGPVRALRDVNLTLRRGEITALVGDNGAGKSTLVRCLSGIHRPDSGQITFDGSVVKFHGPDDARNAGIETVHQNLALVEDLTVWQNLFLNREKVIGRPPFAFLDRKGMKREANRMVSALAVNVPAVTARVRRLSGGQRQAVSICRAASFSSKLVIMDEPTAALGVQETAKVEQLIRKLRDDGHAVLLISHNFQQVLRLSDHVWVMRAGRCVGGRRTADTTGEQIVGLITGTIAS; this is encoded by the coding sequence ATGACCGAATCGACCCAGACCCCGACGACGTCGACCGGACCCGCCGCGGGGGTCGCCGACGATCTCCTGACCGTCGACGACGTGTCGCTCTCCTTCGGACCGGTGCGTGCTCTGCGCGACGTCAACCTGACGCTGCGGCGCGGCGAGATCACCGCGCTGGTCGGGGACAACGGTGCCGGGAAGTCCACCCTGGTTCGCTGCCTGTCCGGGATTCACCGGCCGGACAGCGGGCAGATCACCTTCGACGGGAGCGTCGTCAAATTTCATGGTCCCGACGACGCACGGAACGCCGGAATCGAGACGGTGCACCAGAATCTTGCCCTCGTCGAGGATCTCACCGTCTGGCAGAACCTCTTCCTCAACCGAGAGAAGGTCATCGGGCGACCCCCGTTCGCATTCCTGGATCGCAAAGGGATGAAGCGCGAGGCGAACCGGATGGTCTCGGCCCTGGCGGTCAACGTCCCGGCGGTCACAGCGCGGGTGCGACGGCTCTCCGGAGGCCAGCGCCAGGCGGTTTCCATCTGCAGGGCAGCGAGTTTCAGCTCGAAGCTGGTGATCATGGACGAGCCGACGGCGGCCCTGGGTGTGCAGGAAACCGCGAAGGTGGAGCAACTGATCCGCAAACTCCGCGACGACGGCCATGCCGTGCTGTTGATCAGCCACAACTTCCAACAGGTGCTGCGGCTCTCCGATCACGTGTGGGTGATGAGGGCCGGGCGCTGCGTCGGCGGCCGGCGCACCGCCGACACCACCGGGGAGCAGATCGTCGGCCTGATCACCGGCACCATCGCGTCCTGA
- a CDS encoding ROK family transcriptional regulator: protein MPTDDRGTAAHLSRSGVSDLFHIATMFRTGATLTRADVVRRSGLSRSTANQRLDALISAGLVIGTESGSSTGGRPANLYAFNRSRGVLLLADIGATAMRAALCDLGGEVLSEIDQDTDISSGPDAVLTQVSANFAELLTRGGRNRSDVLGIGLDVPGPVDFATGRVISPPIMTGWDRFDIPGWFATDFDCSVVVEKDVNAMAVGEHRFSFPEVAHMIMLKVGTGVGSGLIASGRVHRGADGAAGDIGHIRLALPEGWDEEPLCRCGNYGCVEAYAGGWAMARDLRFAGKDVQNVNDVLHCLRSGDTTAQQLLRRSGRILGLAVADAVSLFNPSVVAVCGQLADTDELLLAGIREIVYQRSLPLATRNLQIVRSQLGPRAGLLGLSLLLSAEIFSIQRIGALTGP, encoded by the coding sequence ATGCCGACGGACGATAGGGGGACCGCGGCACACCTGAGTCGCTCCGGTGTGTCCGATCTCTTCCATATCGCAACGATGTTCCGGACCGGGGCGACCCTCACTCGCGCAGATGTCGTCCGGCGAAGTGGGCTGTCCCGGTCGACGGCGAACCAGCGACTCGATGCGCTGATCTCGGCCGGATTGGTGATCGGTACGGAATCCGGCTCCTCGACCGGGGGCCGCCCGGCCAACCTGTACGCCTTCAACCGCAGTCGCGGGGTTCTGCTCCTCGCCGATATCGGTGCGACGGCAATGCGCGCGGCACTCTGCGATCTCGGCGGAGAGGTCTTGAGCGAGATCGACCAGGACACCGACATCTCGTCGGGTCCGGACGCGGTACTGACCCAGGTCAGCGCCAATTTCGCCGAGTTGCTCACCCGCGGCGGACGGAACCGCAGCGACGTCCTGGGCATCGGTCTGGACGTCCCGGGACCGGTCGACTTCGCCACCGGCCGAGTAATCAGTCCGCCCATCATGACCGGGTGGGACCGTTTCGACATTCCCGGCTGGTTCGCCACCGATTTCGACTGCTCGGTGGTGGTGGAGAAGGACGTGAACGCGATGGCCGTGGGCGAGCACCGCTTCAGCTTCCCCGAGGTCGCCCACATGATCATGCTCAAGGTCGGGACCGGAGTCGGCAGCGGACTGATCGCGTCGGGCCGGGTACACCGCGGGGCGGACGGCGCGGCCGGCGACATCGGGCACATCCGGCTGGCCCTGCCCGAGGGCTGGGACGAGGAACCACTGTGCCGCTGCGGCAACTACGGCTGCGTCGAGGCCTACGCCGGCGGTTGGGCCATGGCCCGGGATCTGCGGTTCGCCGGGAAGGACGTCCAGAACGTGAATGACGTCCTGCACTGCCTCCGCAGCGGGGACACCACCGCGCAGCAACTCTTGCGCCGATCGGGTCGCATTCTCGGGTTGGCCGTGGCCGACGCGGTCAGCCTGTTCAATCCCAGCGTCGTCGCCGTCTGCGGACAGTTGGCCGATACCGATGAACTACTGCTGGCCGGAATTCGCGAGATCGTCTACCAGCGTTCGCTTCCGCTCGCGACCCGCAATCTCCAGATCGTCCGCAGCCAACTCGGTCCGCGTGCGGGTTTGCTCGGGCTCTCCCTGCTGCTGTCGGCGGAGATCTTCTCGATCCAGCGGATCGGTGCGCTCACCGGGCCGTAG
- a CDS encoding YhcG family protein, giving the protein MTAESDPAARISRGRSHEEAQFPAVAAAPSLPEWYPDLLAAVSDHVTAGRRRAVAAMNAGMVATYWAIGRAILNRQDQQGWGAKVIDRLSTDLRERFPDARGYSPRNLKYMRAFAAAWPEEAIVQRTAALLPWRQHQVLLDKLPDATSRLWYADEAVRQGWSRDVLAQQIAGRLHERSGRAISNFAVTLSPADSDMAQEATRDPYLFDFVGIADSRRERDLEAGLIEHMEKFLLELGQGFAFVGRQVHLEIGDQDFYADLLFYHLRLRAFVVIELKATDFEPGYLGQLGMYMAAVDDLLAHVDDKPSIGLLLCRTKNNVVAEYALRGSKMPIGIAEWATTVTTALTEELTSSLPSIEDIEAELSSKHDV; this is encoded by the coding sequence ATGACCGCTGAGTCCGACCCAGCAGCCCGCATCTCCCGAGGACGGTCACACGAGGAAGCGCAGTTCCCGGCGGTGGCCGCGGCGCCATCTCTGCCCGAGTGGTACCCCGACCTGCTGGCGGCGGTCAGCGACCACGTGACGGCTGGCCGTCGACGCGCGGTGGCTGCAATGAACGCTGGGATGGTCGCGACCTACTGGGCCATCGGCCGGGCGATCCTGAACCGCCAGGATCAACAGGGTTGGGGCGCCAAGGTCATTGACCGCCTGTCCACTGACCTGCGGGAACGATTCCCGGATGCGCGGGGCTACTCGCCCAGGAACCTGAAGTACATGCGCGCCTTCGCCGCGGCTTGGCCCGAGGAAGCAATTGTGCAGCGCACCGCTGCACTATTGCCGTGGAGGCAGCATCAGGTCCTCCTGGACAAACTCCCGGACGCGACGTCAAGGCTCTGGTATGCCGATGAAGCCGTGCGCCAGGGCTGGTCGAGAGATGTGCTGGCTCAACAGATCGCCGGCCGACTCCACGAACGCTCGGGCCGGGCGATCTCGAACTTTGCGGTGACCTTGTCTCCGGCCGACTCGGACATGGCGCAGGAGGCCACCCGGGATCCCTACCTGTTCGACTTCGTCGGGATCGCGGACTCGCGCCGGGAACGTGATCTGGAGGCAGGCCTGATCGAGCACATGGAGAAGTTTCTCCTCGAGCTCGGCCAGGGCTTCGCGTTCGTCGGCCGTCAGGTGCACCTGGAGATCGGTGACCAGGACTTCTATGCCGACCTTCTCTTCTACCACCTCAGGCTGCGGGCGTTCGTCGTGATCGAGCTGAAGGCAACGGATTTCGAGCCCGGTTATCTGGGACAGCTCGGGATGTACATGGCGGCGGTCGATGATCTCCTCGCCCATGTCGACGACAAGCCGTCCATCGGTCTGCTCCTGTGCCGGACGAAGAACAACGTGGTGGCCGAGTACGCCCTCCGCGGTTCGAAGATGCCCATCGGCATCGCTGAGTGGGCGACGACCGTCACCACCGCGTTGACGGAGGAGCTGACTTCGAGCCTGCCCAGCATCGAGGACATTGAGGCGGAGCTTTCGTCAAAGCACGACGTCTGA
- a CDS encoding helix-turn-helix domain-containing protein, with product MTDLEMLARVRLLRAEGKAPKQIARILGLSPSVVAPLVRAVAAERDEAAVAPAVVGCWVNQGWSLGLSVDPDQGWQDQANDDDSTAGLVCVLLARRHRFDKVTVCGYLADVYCLGIKNTFGPEVMGEFEFSKFQPEFFGAFQGWQTADIELARHLIFGAVDYARALGFEPQGEFDEAAGLLGPWTGPSAITFGKDGKPSYVSGPYDDPRRILKTLERTAAGQFEFSVAADH from the coding sequence ATGACGGATCTCGAGATGCTGGCGCGCGTTCGACTACTGCGCGCCGAGGGCAAGGCACCGAAGCAGATCGCTCGCATTCTGGGCCTGAGCCCGTCCGTGGTGGCGCCGCTGGTGCGCGCAGTGGCCGCCGAACGGGACGAGGCCGCTGTCGCGCCTGCGGTGGTCGGCTGCTGGGTCAACCAGGGATGGAGCCTTGGCCTGTCGGTCGACCCAGACCAGGGATGGCAGGACCAGGCGAACGATGACGACAGCACCGCTGGGTTGGTCTGTGTGCTGCTGGCCAGGCGGCACCGCTTCGACAAGGTGACGGTGTGCGGATACCTGGCGGATGTCTACTGCCTGGGCATCAAGAACACCTTCGGACCCGAGGTGATGGGCGAGTTCGAGTTCAGCAAGTTCCAGCCGGAGTTCTTCGGTGCCTTCCAAGGTTGGCAGACCGCAGACATCGAACTGGCCCGGCACCTGATCTTCGGGGCGGTCGACTACGCCCGAGCCCTCGGGTTCGAACCTCAGGGTGAGTTCGATGAGGCCGCCGGTCTTCTCGGACCTTGGACCGGACCGTCGGCCATCACCTTCGGCAAGGATGGCAAGCCGTCCTACGTGTCCGGCCCCTACGACGACCCCCGTCGGATCCTCAAGACTTTGGAACGGACCGCGGCGGGCCAATTCGAATTCAGCGTGGCCGCTGACCACTAG
- a CDS encoding ABC transporter permease codes for MSSTPSTTGPASATATSAITTPGTDPLDGAAPDTDSTADGGSGSRSRFRDLSFWAEWAALVGLAILVIVFQSSNSTFLSTGNIEAMLVSAAILIVLAVGQTFVITTGGIDLSVASTMTFGAVAFGLTYEHSGQLWLSCIVAVVAGAVIGVVNGLLISVGGITDFIATLGTLSAASGLALILANGSPITIVNSTLLNLASGGFGIFGYSFIIAAVVAIIGHVVYFRTRFGTHVLATGGSSEAAAATGVRTKRVKLAVYIISGSLAGLGAILLVSRVGAAEPAANTAFLLNSVAAVVLGGVSLIGGRGSVIGPVLGALLLTALTNGLTLVGVSEFYQPLSVGIVVVLAALLSRFQK; via the coding sequence ATGAGTTCCACCCCGTCGACCACCGGCCCGGCGTCGGCCACCGCCACCTCGGCGATCACCACGCCGGGCACGGACCCACTCGATGGAGCCGCGCCGGACACCGACTCGACCGCTGATGGTGGATCGGGGTCCAGGTCGCGATTCAGAGACCTCTCCTTCTGGGCGGAATGGGCGGCGCTCGTCGGGCTGGCCATTCTCGTCATCGTCTTCCAGAGCTCCAATTCGACGTTCCTGTCGACCGGGAACATCGAGGCGATGCTGGTCTCGGCGGCCATTCTCATCGTGCTGGCCGTCGGTCAGACCTTCGTCATCACCACCGGTGGGATCGATCTCTCGGTGGCGTCGACGATGACGTTCGGGGCCGTCGCGTTCGGGTTGACCTACGAGCATTCCGGGCAGCTGTGGCTCTCGTGCATCGTCGCGGTGGTCGCCGGCGCGGTGATCGGGGTGGTGAATGGTCTGCTGATCTCCGTCGGGGGGATCACCGACTTCATCGCCACCCTCGGGACACTTTCCGCCGCCTCCGGTCTCGCGTTGATCCTGGCCAACGGGAGCCCCATCACCATCGTGAATTCCACCCTGCTGAATCTGGCCAGTGGAGGGTTCGGGATCTTCGGGTATTCGTTCATCATCGCCGCGGTGGTCGCGATCATCGGCCACGTCGTCTACTTCCGCACCCGGTTCGGCACGCATGTCCTGGCCACCGGCGGATCCAGCGAGGCCGCCGCCGCTACCGGTGTGCGCACCAAGCGGGTGAAATTGGCCGTCTACATCATCTCGGGAAGCCTGGCCGGTCTCGGCGCGATCCTGCTCGTCTCGCGGGTGGGAGCGGCCGAGCCCGCTGCGAACACCGCCTTCCTGCTGAACTCGGTGGCCGCCGTCGTGCTGGGCGGTGTCAGCCTGATCGGCGGTCGAGGCAGTGTCATCGGGCCGGTGCTGGGAGCCCTCCTGCTCACCGCGTTGACCAACGGCCTCACCCTGGTCGGCGTATCCGAGTTCTACCAACCACTGTCGGTGGGCATCGTCGTGGTGCTGGCCGCTCTCCTGTCGAGGTTCCAGAAATGA
- a CDS encoding type II toxin-antitoxin system HipA family toxin, translating to MISTSEAFVWVWTPGATVPVPAGLLRRRGDRYRFAYGTGYLNRRDAISLYGPELPLGPGWIDPPAQMNIASVLRDAGPDSWGQRIILAKLTGSMGPDADTGDVDQLAYFMESGSDRISALDFQERPDEYVPRGADTSLDQMMTAAERIQQGLPTSNSLDAALLHGTSVGGARPKALLRDGHRQLIAKFSTSTDIFPTVKAETLGMEFARRVGIDVPASELRSVMGRDVLVIERFDRPETGGRRLMVSALTMLQLAEHEGRYATYPDLLDVLARDGVDSHVGRRLFERIVFNVAIGNTDDHARNHAAFWDGHQLEMTPAYDLTPQIRSGETASQALSIDRAGSRDSSFLTCLNAAGVYGLSRKQARHVIRAPAKSG from the coding sequence ATGATCTCGACTTCTGAGGCCTTCGTCTGGGTCTGGACGCCCGGAGCGACCGTCCCCGTGCCGGCGGGCCTACTGCGGCGACGTGGTGATCGTTACCGGTTCGCCTACGGAACCGGCTACCTCAACCGGCGCGACGCCATCAGCCTCTATGGTCCCGAGCTGCCGCTGGGACCAGGTTGGATCGATCCGCCTGCGCAGATGAACATCGCTTCGGTGCTGCGTGACGCCGGTCCGGACTCGTGGGGACAGCGGATCATCCTCGCCAAGCTGACCGGCTCGATGGGTCCCGATGCCGACACCGGCGATGTCGACCAGTTGGCCTATTTCATGGAATCAGGCTCCGATCGCATCTCCGCGCTGGATTTCCAGGAGCGCCCCGATGAATACGTCCCACGCGGCGCGGACACCTCTCTCGACCAGATGATGACGGCTGCCGAGCGTATCCAACAAGGATTGCCGACCAGCAATTCTCTCGACGCCGCGCTCTTGCACGGCACCAGTGTCGGAGGCGCGCGCCCCAAAGCCCTCCTCCGTGATGGTCACAGGCAATTGATTGCCAAGTTCAGTACCTCGACCGATATCTTCCCGACGGTGAAGGCCGAGACGTTGGGCATGGAATTCGCGCGTCGCGTCGGCATCGACGTGCCGGCATCGGAACTCCGCTCTGTGATGGGACGCGACGTCCTTGTCATCGAGCGATTCGACCGTCCGGAGACCGGTGGCCGCCGGCTGATGGTTTCTGCGTTGACGATGCTGCAGTTGGCCGAGCACGAGGGTCGCTACGCGACGTACCCGGATCTGCTGGACGTCCTGGCCAGGGACGGAGTCGACTCTCATGTCGGCCGGCGCCTTTTCGAGCGAATCGTCTTCAATGTGGCCATCGGGAACACCGATGATCACGCACGCAACCATGCCGCATTCTGGGATGGTCACCAGCTCGAGATGACACCTGCCTACGACCTGACGCCCCAGATCAGATCCGGTGAGACCGCTTCGCAGGCACTGTCGATCGACCGCGCCGGCAGCCGGGACAGCTCATTTCTCACCTGCCTGAACGCGGCTGGTGTCTATGGGCTCAGCCGTAAACAGGCTCGGCACGTGATCAGGGCCCCGGCAAAGTCGGGTTGA
- a CDS encoding TIGR02677 family protein, translating into MAEPGRADLFRYLTAGESQDYIAIMGLFTRTLLTDLSAADVASSMAQDGPVLELDTVELRCRQLVSWGNLVPSLRDARVSTVAEFLRSRSRYQVSKLGGRVHRTALDILLAADGAREVARELLGQIVDSLDRVLSALRNGVDADTVAGEVTAIFNNQRLFNDSARDFYAYLSGVLSRYDLGGEEYAQFKALLLDYVDLITADVNRHAPAVSARLQEVLGALDPLLELLATVRGLAVPDGTVVERAGGRSREDWEELARWYGASGTDSGTEQLRAAAGQALGQLINNAKRLLDSSGTGFSRRADLLRLARRFADLDDLSAHRLFNSTFVAYPARHLLLGPDEPDPRTGPATSWWVSDPIEVPISLRERGDRAIRGRSSRVPDPTADRQRLIAQARREAELRNAAVAELAAVGDLNGARISPAARELLLDHLSKLLAQNATGLTDSDTGLTLTASPGSDTVVGAEDGTITFAGLELRISATSSADIQEEAS; encoded by the coding sequence GTGGCCGAGCCCGGACGTGCTGACCTGTTCCGATACCTCACCGCGGGCGAGTCCCAGGACTACATCGCGATCATGGGCCTGTTCACCCGGACCTTGCTGACGGACCTATCGGCAGCCGACGTGGCCTCCTCGATGGCCCAGGACGGCCCGGTCCTCGAGCTCGACACGGTGGAACTGCGCTGCCGACAGCTGGTGAGCTGGGGGAACCTCGTCCCGTCACTGAGAGATGCACGGGTCAGCACGGTGGCCGAGTTCCTGCGTTCCCGGTCCCGTTACCAGGTGTCCAAGTTGGGTGGGCGGGTTCATCGCACCGCCCTGGACATCCTGCTGGCGGCGGACGGAGCTCGCGAGGTGGCCAGGGAGCTTCTCGGCCAGATCGTCGACTCGCTCGATCGTGTCCTGTCGGCGCTGCGCAACGGCGTTGATGCGGACACGGTGGCCGGCGAGGTGACGGCCATCTTCAACAACCAGCGGCTCTTCAACGACAGTGCCCGAGACTTCTACGCCTACCTGTCCGGGGTCCTGAGCCGCTACGACCTCGGCGGGGAGGAATACGCACAGTTCAAGGCACTGCTGCTGGACTACGTCGACCTGATCACGGCTGACGTCAACCGGCATGCTCCGGCGGTGTCGGCGCGTCTGCAGGAAGTCCTCGGCGCCCTCGACCCGCTGCTCGAGTTGCTGGCCACGGTCCGGGGTCTGGCGGTGCCGGACGGGACAGTGGTCGAGCGGGCCGGGGGTCGTTCGCGGGAGGACTGGGAGGAGCTGGCCCGCTGGTACGGCGCGAGCGGTACCGACTCCGGCACAGAGCAGTTGCGTGCCGCCGCCGGCCAGGCCCTCGGGCAACTGATCAACAACGCCAAGCGCTTGCTCGACTCGTCAGGCACCGGCTTCTCCCGCCGGGCCGACCTGCTGCGGCTGGCCCGTCGATTCGCCGACCTGGACGATCTGAGTGCACACCGACTTTTCAACAGCACGTTCGTGGCCTATCCCGCACGCCACCTGCTGCTGGGGCCGGACGAGCCGGACCCGCGGACCGGACCGGCCACCTCGTGGTGGGTCTCGGATCCGATCGAAGTGCCGATCTCGCTCCGGGAACGGGGCGATCGGGCGATTCGCGGCCGGTCGTCCCGGGTGCCCGACCCGACCGCAGATCGTCAGCGACTGATTGCGCAAGCTCGCCGGGAAGCCGAGCTGCGCAACGCGGCGGTCGCCGAGTTGGCTGCGGTCGGTGATCTGAACGGTGCACGAATCTCCCCGGCCGCCCGGGAACTTCTTCTCGATCATCTCTCGAAGTTGTTGGCGCAGAACGCCACCGGGCTCACCGATTCCGATACCGGTCTGACGTTGACGGCCAGTCCTGGGTCGGACACGGTGGTCGGCGCCGAAGATGGCACCATCACCTTCGCCGGCCTGGAGTTGCGGATCTCGGCCACCTCTTCGGCGGACATCCAGGAGGAAGCATCATGA
- a CDS encoding RES family NAD+ phosphorylase, translating to MVKLPRHPGPLTIGDDDLVDWPHPYMLRIHGSVGANTLPWHKLRHFGPTANRFDPHPPPPASHSDYAVTYTAAAVDTALAEVFQRGRIIAPAAPNSPYLTIWTPRRPLRLLDLRGHWPIRAGASHALNIGPLTVCRQWAHAIAIHPQNVDGVLYASSMTGADAAALFLPSADSFPQNPELSLPLSDPGLVGVVTGAAERIGYAIAW from the coding sequence ATGGTAAAACTCCCCCGCCACCCAGGCCCGCTGACCATCGGCGACGACGACCTCGTCGACTGGCCGCACCCGTACATGCTGCGAATTCATGGCAGCGTCGGCGCGAACACCCTGCCGTGGCACAAGCTTCGACATTTCGGCCCGACCGCCAATCGGTTCGACCCGCACCCGCCTCCGCCGGCGAGCCACTCCGACTACGCGGTCACCTACACTGCCGCAGCCGTTGACACCGCGTTGGCTGAGGTCTTCCAGCGCGGCCGAATCATCGCCCCGGCCGCGCCGAACAGCCCGTACCTCACCATCTGGACTCCGCGCCGCCCGCTGCGACTACTGGATCTACGAGGCCATTGGCCGATCCGCGCCGGCGCCTCCCATGCTCTGAACATCGGTCCCCTGACCGTTTGTCGGCAATGGGCCCACGCCATTGCGATTCACCCGCAGAACGTCGACGGCGTGCTGTACGCCTCCTCGATGACCGGCGCCGATGCCGCAGCGCTGTTCCTTCCCAGCGCCGACTCGTTCCCGCAGAACCCGGAGCTGTCCCTGCCGCTGAGCGACCCCGGCCTAGTGGGGGTCGTCACGGGCGCCGCCGAACGCATCGGGTACGCGATCGCCTGGTAG
- a CDS encoding sugar phosphate isomerase/epimerase, translated as MFSTNPIGIHALVWAGDTSAESVTKAITRTKEAGYDLLEFSLHDSLNLDVVAARTQLEAAGLAVVCSRGLAFDADVSSEDPDTVKRGAVLLADSLELTHHLGGTHFTGALYSALGKYDRPLSAAGRANVVSVLRDLAQQAAGWEMTLGLEICNRYETNVLNTAADALRMADDIGADNVTIHLDTYHMNIEEDDFVRPVLAVGDRLGYVHIGENHRGYLGSGHLDFAPFFRALESINYAGPITFESFSSAVVARGLSNDLAIWRNLWTDGADLAKHANQFIREQLFLSRAAA; from the coding sequence ATGTTCTCCACAAACCCCATCGGTATCCACGCCCTCGTCTGGGCCGGTGACACCTCGGCAGAGTCGGTGACCAAGGCCATCACCAGGACGAAGGAGGCCGGGTACGACCTGCTCGAATTCTCGCTGCACGACTCGCTCAACCTGGACGTCGTCGCGGCGCGCACCCAACTGGAGGCAGCCGGTCTTGCGGTGGTCTGCTCGCGGGGACTGGCGTTCGACGCAGACGTCTCCAGTGAAGACCCGGACACCGTCAAGCGCGGGGCGGTCCTGCTGGCGGACTCCCTGGAACTCACCCACCACCTGGGCGGCACCCATTTCACCGGTGCGCTCTACAGTGCGCTCGGCAAGTACGACCGGCCGCTCTCGGCCGCGGGCCGCGCCAATGTCGTTTCGGTCCTGCGAGACCTCGCGCAGCAGGCCGCCGGGTGGGAGATGACGCTCGGGCTGGAGATCTGCAATCGGTACGAGACCAACGTCCTCAACACCGCCGCCGACGCCCTCCGGATGGCCGACGACATCGGCGCCGACAACGTGACGATCCACCTCGACACCTACCACATGAATATCGAGGAAGATGATTTCGTCCGTCCGGTACTCGCCGTCGGCGACCGGTTGGGCTACGTCCACATCGGCGAGAACCACCGCGGCTACCTGGGTTCGGGACATCTGGACTTCGCGCCCTTCTTCCGGGCGCTCGAGTCGATCAATTATGCCGGCCCGATCACCTTCGAGAGTTTCTCCTCGGCGGTCGTGGCCCGGGGCCTGTCCAACGACCTGGCCATCTGGCGGAATCTGTGGACCGACGGAGCGGATCTGGCCAAGCACGCGAACCAGTTCATCCGGGAACAGCTCTTCCTGAGCCGGGCCGCGGCGTAG